The genomic DNA TGTCGCAGGCGGACACGATCCAATTGGTTTCGTTCGAAGATCGCGCGCCAAGCGATCTTGCTTTGTTACCGGTCGCGCGTCGGGCGGGAGTTGATTTTGTCCTGGTCGGCGAAGTTTTAAACGATCCTTTTACAGGTCAAGAGAAGGCGTTGGCTCCCGACGATCCCGCGTTCCAGTTCAAGTTGGGACAGATTTTGGAGAACCGCAACGACGATCCGATTTTGGCGTTCTCTTGGCGGTTGATCGATGTCGCGTCGGGCGAAACGTTGTGGGCCAATCCGCTGTCGGTGTCAAAATCCTTTATCGATCGTTCCTATCCTGATTTGGCTGATCGGGAAAAACCGCTGCGTCAGCAATTGCAGGCGGCGGCCGGACGCGAAACATGGAAGCTCTTGATGCCGTTTGTCGACCAATTCCAAGTCGAACTGGCCGTCCCGTGGGGCTCGCTGGGAGCCAAACGGACGCGGCAGGGTAACCAGCACGCATTGAATGGAGATTGGATGCAAGCCGAAGCCTGTTGGCGTGAGGCGTTGGAAGCGCACCCGCGACAGCTGGCGGCGATGCACAATCTGGCGATCGCCGCGGTCGCGCGGCAAGACTTTGTCCAGGCGAAACGCTTGGCGACCGAAACGCTCTCAAGACGCGATTCCCGATTGTTTCAGAAGACGTTGGTTTGGATCGAGGCCCGCCAGCGGGAGTATCACGACGCTTTCAACCTTCCCGACCCCGAGGAGGGCTGGAACTACCAAAGTCCGATTCCCTCCTCGGCCACCATCGCGCCCCGTAACGCCACAGATTCGTCCGCCATGGTGTCTGGTTGAACTTTGCGACCGCGGTATAAAGGAGACGTTTTCCGGGTGTGATTTCCTTTCGCACGCAATATCCAAAGCGACGTCGCAGTGGCAGTATCGATGGGACCATTGCAGTTTCATCCGCAACGCGTCGCGATCACCATCGCCATCCAACCATCTTCATGACACACCCTGTTTCCTCCGTTCGCTGGCCCGCCGAATGGGAACCCCAGTCGGCTCTCTGGCTCTCCTGGCCGCATAACCGCGAGACCTGGCCGGGGCTCTATGAACCGGTTCCGAAAGCTTTTGCCAATTTGGCCCGCCAGATCGCACTGGGCACTCCGGTACGCGTCTTGGCTGGAGCATCGGTTGCTGCGGAAGCTCAGCAGGCACTGAAGGGGATTGCCGATCTGGAAATCGTCGACGTGGAGACCAACGATTGTTGGATCCGCGACTACGGACCGACGTTTGTGCAGGCCGCCGATGGTTCGCTCGCTGGTGTCGATTGGCGCTACAACTCTTGGGGTGGAAAGTATCCACCCTGGGATTGCGATGCGGTTGCCGCTGAAAAGATTCTCGGTCAGATCGGCGTCTCGCGGATTCCTTCGACGCTTTGTCTGGAAGGAGGAGCGATCGAAACCGACGGCACCGGGCGGCTGTTGCTGACTCCCGATTGCGTCCTGACCGACACCCGGAATCCAGGCTGGGAGAAACCGCAGGTCGAAGCGGAGCTTTCCGAAAAGCTGGGGGTTCGCGAATTTATCTGGCTTACCGGCGGCGGGCTGATCGGTGACGATACCGATGGCCATATCGACCAGCTGGCGCGGTTTGTCGATCCCGAGAACTTGGTGATTGCCGTTTGCGAACCGAGCGATCCCAACTATCCGGCGTTGGAAGAAAATTACAATCAATTGCGACGTTGGGCCGATCAGGCGGGCGGCAATGTCAACGTGCATCGGCTGCCAATTCCCTCGCCGCGCGATGTTGATGGCCAGCGGGTGCCGGAATGTTATTGCAATTTCTTGATCAGTGGACCTCAAGTTCTTGTGCCGACCTTTGCCGATTCAAAGAATGACGATCAAGCGGTCGCAATCCTCCGCAACCTGTTTCCCAAACATGATGTCGTGCCGTTGGATGCCTCGGCGCTCAGTTGGGGCCTTGGTGCGTTTCACTGTATGAGCCAACAGCAGCCACGTCCGCGGCCTTTAGACTGATCGTCGCGGATAGAATCCGCTGCGATGCCGCGGCGGTTGTGTCGGATTGCCTGATCGATCGAGAAGAACCGGATGCTAGCTAAATACTCGATTGGAGACATTGCTTTCTATAGGATGGCGTCGTCTACGGAAGATCGGTGAACTAAGATATCGATGTAACAATCGTCCGAATCTCCTTGTTCGGAGACGTTCGCCGCGGGTCGTTGGTCGTTGCATCGTGGTGCCCTGCCCTTGTTATTTCTCGTTTCCCCACAAGTGAAACCTTGAATATTTCATCTCGATCGGGATCGCAGAGCCGTCGTCGTCGCCAGCCTTTGCGCGCGCGGCGTTTATGGGCGGAAAGGCTGGAATGTCGTCGCCTGTTGGCGGTGGCCGAAGCGACGCCATTTGATTTCAGTACTTCGATCGACGCCTCGGCGTTTGTCGGTTCGGTCAGCGGATCGGTTCAGTGGGGCGATGGCAGCACGTCGCCAGCGACCGTTTCGTCGGTCAACACTAACGGGCCGCTAACCGCAGTGATCCGGTATGACTACGACACGCGAGGTTTCTTCACGACCGAGCGGCGGGCGCTGCTGCAAAGCGCTGTTGATTTGATGGTCGAACGCTTGACCGATTCGCTCGGCGCGATCACTCCCGGTGCAAGCAACACCTGGACCGCGACGTTTGCCAATCCAGCGGATCGCACCAAGCAGGTTTCGGTCACCAACATGAGTGTCAAAGCGAATGAGTTGATCATCTACGCCGGCGCTCAGCCGTTGCCCGGTTCGCAGTTGGGAGAAGGTTCGTTTGGCGGGTTCAGCGCGTCGGGCACGCAGAGTTTTCTCGACAGCGTTTCCACGCGCGGTCAGACCGGGGCCGCTGGAACCAATCCCACTGACTTTGGCCCCTGGGGCGGTTCGATCACCTTCGACAGCGATTTAACCGACTGGTATTTTGACGCCGACGTCGATGGGATTCAGCCAGGCGAAGTTGATTTTGTTTCGGTCGCGATGCACGAGATCGCGCACTTGTTAGGGTTTGGAACGTCGCAAAGCTGGAACCAGTTGGTTTCGGGCAATGGCTTTACGGGCGCCAAGTCGCGGGCGGCCTACGATGGCAGCGGCAATGTGCCGGTCAGTGGAGGCCACTGGAGTGCGACGATTACCGATGACGGTCAGCCGACGCTGTTGGATCCAAGTCTTGCCCGTGGAATGCGTACTTATCCGACCGCGCTCGATTGGGCTGGTTTGGATGACCTCGGCTGGACTTTGGCAAACCGGCAGGTAACCGTCAGTGGCAGCCACGTGTACGCTGACAACGCCACGTACGATGTGAACGTGGTGCTCAACGGCAGCCGATTGGGTGAGCAATCCAAATCGCTGTCCGCTGCCGTGACCAACGTGAATCCGACGTTGGAGGTCAGCGGCAATCTAGCCGCGACGGTGGGCCAGTCGATCTCGATCACCAACATTGGGCAGATCAGCGATCCCGGTTTCCGAAACACCGCCAACGACAGCGATGAAACGTTTACCTACAGCATCGACTGGGGCGACGGTTCCACGCTGGATCTTGGCGATGCGACGATCGACCAAGTGGGGAATGCGTCCCGCGCTACACTGGCCTCGTTCAACGCAAATCATATCTATACGTCGGTCGGCACGAAAACGGTGCGTATTACCGTCACCGACGACGATGGCGGTAGTGCGGTACAGACATTTCAAATTGCCGTAGGGCAGCCGCCTGCCCTGTTGTTGACAGTGAATCGAAGTTCGATCAACGAGAATGCAGGGGCCGGTGCGGCGGAGTTGACCATTTCGCGCGGCACGGCGTCGACCGCCGCTTCGCAGACGGTTTCGCTGTCCAGTTCGGATCGGTCGGAAGCCGTCGTGCCGACCTCGGTTACGATTCCTGCGGGGCAGTCAAGCGTGGTCGTTCCGGTCACGGCGATCGACGACAACTTGCTCGATGGTGATCAGGACGTTCGGTTCGTCGCCTCGGCCAGCGGATTCGACGATAGCGAGGTCGGTTTGGTGGTCAATGACGTTGAATCGATCATCGCTTCACTCAATGTGTCGGAGATTTCCGAAGATGAACTTGCCGGCGGGCTGGCGTTGACCGTCCGACGTTCGAATACCGATACGCAAAGTGCAATCGTCGTGCAGGTCTCTGGCGACCCAAGTGGGACATTGGGCATTGGTTCGACCGTCACGATCCCCGCGGGGCAGCAACAGGTGGTGGTCCCGCTGACTGGCGAGGATGATACGCTTCAGCAGGGACCGCGCACGCTCAAGCTGAACTTCACTACGGATCTCTATCTGGCCGCGACGACGGAGCTTTTGGTCCGCGATGATGAACCGGCATTTTATCAAAACCCCGATAACCGCTGGGATGTCAACGGCGACACGTTTGTCACCCCGATCGACGCGTTGCGGATTCTCAATAGTTTGAATCTTAATGGCGGGCCTCGCCGGCTCGATCCGGCGACCGAGCCACTGGGGGAGAGTTATTTTGACACCAACGGCGACTATTTCTTAACACCGTTGGACGCCTTGATCGTGATCAATGCGATTGGGCGACAGTCGGCCTCGCAGGCGGCACCGGCCGCGGAAGCAAGTGACGATGCGCTGTGGGCCGTGGATGTCGATTGGCTGCTGGAACTGGAAAAACGCGTTCGCTAAAGCCCACTTGTCGCACCGTTCCTAAATCGGCAATCCAGGGTTAGCATATACCGGCCGGGACTGTCCTGGGGCTTTCCTCCCTATCCAATTGCCAGACGCTATGAACGACGATCCAACGGAGTCTGAATCGAAGACGCGCGAGCGACCTGAAGAGGCGAGTTTGCGGCGGCGGTACGAGGAGCTAGCCGAATTGGCCGGTTCGTTGGCCCACGAGATCAAGAATCCGTTGAGCGTGATCCATATGAATTCGGAACTGCTCAGCGAAGAGATCGCGGAGTCCGATTCGCCGATCCGCCGTCGAGCGCTCGACAAGGTTGAGATCATCCGCCAGCAGTGCCAGCGGATGGAGAACCTGTTGCGAGATTTCCTCCGCTTCGCCCGCTTGCAGTCGGTCGAACTGACCCCCGGCAGTCTGAACGACCAGATCGATCGGGTGCTTCGCGCCTACCAGGCCCAAGCCGATCAATCGGGCGTCGAGATCCTCCGCTACCTGGACAACGACGCTCCCAGCGTGATGATCAACAGCGACGCGTTGCAAGCGGCGCTGATGAACCTAGTGAAAAACGCGCTCGAAGCGATGGAGGATGGCGGCCAGTTATTGGCTCGCACCTACACGACCAAAAAGACGGTGGCGATCGATCTGATCGACACCGGTTGCGGGATGGATGACAACACGATCCTGCACATGTTTGAACCGTTCTACAGTTCCAAAAATGGCGGCTCGGGGCTTGGCCTGCCGACCGCCAAGAAGATCATCGAAGCCCACGGCGGGCGGATCTCGTTGCAGAGTGAAGTCGGCCGCGGGACGAAGTTCACGATCGAGTTTCCGATGCCGCCGCGGCTGCTGCAATAACAACCTCGCGGGCGGTTCGTCTTTAGCCGGCGTTTAGTCTTTAAACGCCTGCACGCGGCGATTGAACAGAGCCCTCTGGAACGGGACGACCGCCGTGGCTGCGTCTACTCTTTAAACGCTCGCACGCGGTGGTTGATCGTGTCGCCGATATAGACGACTCCCGCCGCGTCGACGCAGATTCCATGAGGCCGGTCCAGTTGAGCTTCGGTCGCTGCCGCGCCGTCCCCTGCTCCGCCG from Rosistilla carotiformis includes the following:
- a CDS encoding tetratricopeptide repeat protein — translated: MSEQKRRFTILCFSLMPMLLGCRVGTGVHVWQPPLAADGVGKRVAVSPLVGAPALAGELTQAIANEQPQLPQQTQLVSQYEMSQADTIQLVSFEDRAPSDLALLPVARRAGVDFVLVGEVLNDPFTGQEKALAPDDPAFQFKLGQILENRNDDPILAFSWRLIDVASGETLWANPLSVSKSFIDRSYPDLADREKPLRQQLQAAAGRETWKLLMPFVDQFQVELAVPWGSLGAKRTRQGNQHALNGDWMQAEACWREALEAHPRQLAAMHNLAIAAVARQDFVQAKRLATETLSRRDSRLFQKTLVWIEARQREYHDAFNLPDPEEGWNYQSPIPSSATIAPRNATDSSAMVSG
- a CDS encoding agmatine deiminase family protein gives rise to the protein MTHPVSSVRWPAEWEPQSALWLSWPHNRETWPGLYEPVPKAFANLARQIALGTPVRVLAGASVAAEAQQALKGIADLEIVDVETNDCWIRDYGPTFVQAADGSLAGVDWRYNSWGGKYPPWDCDAVAAEKILGQIGVSRIPSTLCLEGGAIETDGTGRLLLTPDCVLTDTRNPGWEKPQVEAELSEKLGVREFIWLTGGGLIGDDTDGHIDQLARFVDPENLVIAVCEPSDPNYPALEENYNQLRRWADQAGGNVNVHRLPIPSPRDVDGQRVPECYCNFLISGPQVLVPTFADSKNDDQAVAILRNLFPKHDVVPLDASALSWGLGAFHCMSQQQPRPRPLD
- a CDS encoding dockerin type I domain-containing protein, which gives rise to MNISSRSGSQSRRRRQPLRARRLWAERLECRRLLAVAEATPFDFSTSIDASAFVGSVSGSVQWGDGSTSPATVSSVNTNGPLTAVIRYDYDTRGFFTTERRALLQSAVDLMVERLTDSLGAITPGASNTWTATFANPADRTKQVSVTNMSVKANELIIYAGAQPLPGSQLGEGSFGGFSASGTQSFLDSVSTRGQTGAAGTNPTDFGPWGGSITFDSDLTDWYFDADVDGIQPGEVDFVSVAMHEIAHLLGFGTSQSWNQLVSGNGFTGAKSRAAYDGSGNVPVSGGHWSATITDDGQPTLLDPSLARGMRTYPTALDWAGLDDLGWTLANRQVTVSGSHVYADNATYDVNVVLNGSRLGEQSKSLSAAVTNVNPTLEVSGNLAATVGQSISITNIGQISDPGFRNTANDSDETFTYSIDWGDGSTLDLGDATIDQVGNASRATLASFNANHIYTSVGTKTVRITVTDDDGGSAVQTFQIAVGQPPALLLTVNRSSINENAGAGAAELTISRGTASTAASQTVSLSSSDRSEAVVPTSVTIPAGQSSVVVPVTAIDDNLLDGDQDVRFVASASGFDDSEVGLVVNDVESIIASLNVSEISEDELAGGLALTVRRSNTDTQSAIVVQVSGDPSGTLGIGSTVTIPAGQQQVVVPLTGEDDTLQQGPRTLKLNFTTDLYLAATTELLVRDDEPAFYQNPDNRWDVNGDTFVTPIDALRILNSLNLNGGPRRLDPATEPLGESYFDTNGDYFLTPLDALIVINAIGRQSASQAAPAAEASDDALWAVDVDWLLELEKRVR
- a CDS encoding sensor histidine kinase yields the protein MNDDPTESESKTRERPEEASLRRRYEELAELAGSLAHEIKNPLSVIHMNSELLSEEIAESDSPIRRRALDKVEIIRQQCQRMENLLRDFLRFARLQSVELTPGSLNDQIDRVLRAYQAQADQSGVEILRYLDNDAPSVMINSDALQAALMNLVKNALEAMEDGGQLLARTYTTKKTVAIDLIDTGCGMDDNTILHMFEPFYSSKNGGSGLGLPTAKKIIEAHGGRISLQSEVGRGTKFTIEFPMPPRLLQ